From the Psychrobacillus sp. FSL K6-4046 genome, one window contains:
- a CDS encoding acyl-CoA dehydrogenase family protein, giving the protein MTQVQDAIKGGSFLVEDIEASRVFTPEDFNDEQKMIAKTAEDYVKNEVLPVVENLENHEFDHSVRLLKSAGDLGLLAADIPEAYDGLGLDKISSALIAEKLSVAGGFSITHGAHVGIGTLPIVLFGNEEQKKKYLPSSASGEKISAYALTEPGSGSDALGAKTTAKLNEAGTHYVLNGEKQWITNAGFADVFVVYAKVDGDKFSAFIVERTFPGVSVGAEEKKMGIKSSSTRTLILEDAQVPVENLLGEIGRGHIIAFNILNIGRYKLGVGTIGGSKRALELAITYSNQRQQFKTPISSFNLTKQKLATMASKLYATESLIYRTVGYFEDRMSQMSEEDQKDGTKIAAAIAEYAIECSINKVVGSEVLDYIADEAVQLHGGYGFMQEYEVERIYRDSRINRIFEGTNEINRLIVPGTFLKKAMKGELPLLQKAQGLQEELLMMMPEEVGDEALAQEKVLVANAKKIGILAAGMAAQRFGTKLEAEQEVLVHIANIANNIFAMESAVLRTEKAIARSGEEKATQKLLYTQIFCQEAFNEIEAAAKETLIASVDGDNLRMMISALRKLTRYTPYNVIEKKREASVKLIEAEKFVV; this is encoded by the coding sequence AATTAAAGGTGGAAGCTTTTTAGTAGAGGATATTGAGGCAAGCCGCGTATTTACACCAGAGGATTTCAATGATGAGCAAAAAATGATTGCTAAAACAGCAGAAGACTATGTTAAAAACGAAGTATTACCTGTTGTGGAAAACCTAGAAAATCATGAGTTTGATCACTCTGTACGTTTATTGAAATCTGCTGGTGACTTAGGTCTTTTAGCAGCTGATATTCCAGAGGCATATGATGGCCTAGGATTAGACAAAATCTCTTCTGCATTAATCGCTGAAAAGCTATCAGTAGCAGGTGGATTCTCTATCACTCACGGAGCGCATGTAGGAATCGGTACGCTTCCAATCGTTCTTTTCGGTAATGAAGAACAAAAGAAAAAATACCTTCCAAGCTCAGCGTCAGGAGAAAAAATCTCTGCATACGCTTTAACAGAGCCAGGCTCAGGTTCAGATGCACTTGGAGCTAAAACAACAGCTAAATTAAATGAAGCAGGAACTCACTATGTCCTTAATGGTGAAAAGCAATGGATCACTAACGCAGGCTTTGCAGACGTATTCGTTGTTTACGCAAAAGTGGACGGAGACAAATTCTCTGCATTTATCGTGGAAAGAACATTCCCAGGAGTATCTGTAGGTGCAGAAGAGAAGAAAATGGGTATCAAATCTTCTTCTACACGTACGTTGATCCTAGAAGACGCACAGGTACCTGTTGAAAACCTATTAGGGGAAATTGGCCGTGGCCATATTATTGCATTCAACATCCTGAACATCGGTCGTTACAAATTAGGTGTAGGTACGATTGGTGGTTCTAAACGTGCATTAGAGCTAGCAATTACTTATTCTAATCAACGCCAACAATTTAAGACGCCTATTTCTTCATTCAATTTAACAAAGCAAAAGCTAGCAACTATGGCGTCTAAGCTATATGCAACAGAAAGCTTAATTTACCGTACAGTTGGTTACTTTGAGGATCGCATGAGCCAAATGAGCGAAGAAGATCAAAAAGACGGAACAAAAATTGCAGCTGCAATTGCTGAGTATGCGATTGAATGCTCTATTAACAAAGTAGTAGGGTCTGAGGTTCTAGATTACATCGCGGACGAAGCGGTTCAATTACATGGTGGGTACGGCTTTATGCAAGAATATGAAGTAGAGCGCATTTACCGCGACTCACGTATTAACCGTATTTTCGAAGGTACAAATGAAATCAACCGCTTAATCGTTCCAGGTACATTCCTGAAAAAAGCAATGAAGGGTGAATTACCACTTCTTCAAAAAGCACAAGGTCTGCAAGAAGAGCTATTAATGATGATGCCAGAGGAAGTTGGCGATGAAGCATTAGCCCAAGAAAAAGTGCTAGTTGCAAACGCTAAGAAAATCGGTATTTTAGCTGCTGGTATGGCTGCTCAACGTTTCGGGACAAAATTAGAAGCAGAGCAAGAAGTACTTGTACACATCGCAAACATTGCGAACAACATCTTTGCAATGGAATCAGCAGTACTTCGTACAGAAAAAGCGATCGCACGCAGTGGAGAAGAAAAAGCAACGCAAAAGCTTCTTTACACTCAAATCTTCTGCCAAGAAGCCTTCAATGAAATCGAAGCAGCAGCAAAAGAAACACTAATTGCTTCAGTTGATGGCGATAACTTACGTATGATGATTTCTGCACTTCGCAAGTTAACTCGCTACACACCATACAACGTGATCGAGAAAAAACGCGAAGCTTCCGTTAAGCTAATCGAAGCTGAAAAATTTGTAGTTTAA
- a CDS encoding arsenate reductase family protein has protein sequence MTIQFYGYPKCSTCNKASKWLKDNDIPFENHHIVDAPPSKELLKEMVAQGDYELKKFFNTSGVKYRELQLKDKLPTMSEDEQLELLASDGKLIKRPLVYNGHKLTLGFKEEQFEDMWKTS, from the coding sequence ATGACAATCCAATTTTATGGATATCCAAAATGTAGTACATGCAACAAAGCAAGCAAATGGCTGAAAGATAACGATATCCCATTTGAGAACCATCATATCGTTGACGCACCGCCTTCAAAGGAACTTTTAAAGGAAATGGTGGCACAAGGCGATTATGAACTGAAAAAATTCTTTAATACTAGCGGCGTAAAATATCGTGAATTACAATTGAAGGACAAGCTTCCTACAATGTCGGAGGATGAGCAGTTAGAGCTGCTTGCTTCGGATGGAAAATTGATTAAACGACCTCTTGTATATAATGGACATAAGCTAACGCTTGGTTTTAAAGAAGAGCAGTTTGAAGACATGTGGAAAACCTCTTAA
- the gcvH gene encoding glycine cleavage system protein GcvH: MSVPKDFKYSAEHEWVKNEDGNVRIGITHFAQSELGDIVFVELPQVGDEIKAGDAFGSVESVKTVSELYAPISGKVVEVNTELEDSPEFVNESPYENAWMIVVEPSDVSEVDSLLSPEKYEELIAE, encoded by the coding sequence ATGAGCGTACCTAAAGATTTTAAGTACTCAGCTGAACATGAATGGGTAAAAAATGAGGACGGAAATGTCCGTATTGGAATTACTCATTTTGCACAATCTGAACTTGGAGATATCGTATTCGTTGAACTTCCACAAGTTGGCGATGAGATCAAGGCAGGAGACGCTTTTGGTAGCGTTGAATCCGTAAAAACTGTTTCAGAATTATATGCACCTATCAGTGGTAAAGTAGTAGAAGTAAATACTGAGCTAGAAGATAGCCCCGAATTTGTTAATGAATCACCTTATGAAAATGCATGGATGATCGTGGTTGAGCCTTCTGACGTATCAGAAGTGGACAGCTTATTATCTCCTGAAAAGTACGAAGAATTAATAGCAGAGTAA
- a CDS encoding toprim domain-containing protein yields the protein MAHVFSDKIIIVEGRSDKLQLLSLLDESPEIICTNGTISDVKLEELLSPYDGLPIYAFLDADKSGEQIRSVVRKEYPEAIHLYTNPTYGEVANTPAKVLASILKRVNIKVKKEFLP from the coding sequence ATGGCACATGTATTTAGTGATAAAATTATTATCGTTGAGGGTAGGTCTGATAAGCTGCAATTATTAAGCCTTCTCGATGAATCTCCAGAAATTATATGTACTAATGGAACGATATCCGATGTAAAATTGGAGGAGCTATTAAGCCCTTATGATGGCTTGCCGATTTATGCTTTTCTAGATGCAGACAAATCCGGGGAACAAATTCGATCGGTCGTTAGGAAGGAGTATCCAGAGGCAATTCATTTGTATACGAACCCGACGTATGGCGAAGTAGCAAACACACCGGCGAAGGTTTTGGCATCTATATTAAAACGTGTTAATATTAAGGTGAAAAAAGAATTTTTACCTTAG
- a CDS encoding thioredoxin family protein, translating into MNEWTREQWDSAKNNSTLTLFYIYTPMCGTCQVASKMMNVIKEMVTYPIGQANINFLGDLAIEQEIESVPCLLITKHGKVEKKIYAFQSVPYLLETIKAIDEDGNL; encoded by the coding sequence ATGAATGAATGGACTAGAGAACAATGGGATAGCGCTAAAAACAATTCAACACTTACCTTGTTTTATATCTATACGCCTATGTGTGGAACGTGTCAGGTAGCAAGTAAAATGATGAATGTTATTAAAGAAATGGTTACCTATCCAATTGGTCAGGCAAATATTAATTTTCTAGGTGATTTGGCGATAGAACAGGAAATTGAAAGCGTCCCTTGTCTTCTTATTACAAAACATGGGAAAGTGGAAAAGAAAATCTATGCTTTTCAATCAGTTCCTTACTTATTGGAAACAATAAAGGCTATTGACGAAGATGGAAACCTATGA
- a CDS encoding methionine ABC transporter ATP-binding protein, with translation MISLKEVSKRFITKQGEIVAVDSVNLDIQRGEIFGIIGYSGAGKSTLIRLLNGLEKPSDGHITVNGQEITSINEDKLRSFRQKVSMIFQHFNLLWSRTVAENIAFPLEIAGVPKEKRKARVEELLSLVGLEGRGDSYPSQLSGGQKQRVGIARALANGPEVLLCDEATSALDPETTDSILDLLVSINEKLGLTIVLITHEMQVIQKICNRVAVMENGQVVEEGDVLEVFQKPQQPITKRFVSQISDSKEPIQTIQNLVKLYPNGKLVKLVFVGDTTEQPILSRLIKQFDLEVNIVQGNISHTKSGAFGTLILQIDGNEQAVEDAIQFIHSQKVKTEVINND, from the coding sequence TTGATTAGTTTAAAAGAAGTTTCGAAAAGATTTATTACAAAGCAAGGAGAAATCGTTGCAGTTGATAGTGTAAATCTGGACATACAGCGTGGAGAAATTTTCGGGATTATTGGATACAGCGGAGCGGGCAAGAGTACGCTAATACGTTTGTTGAATGGGCTAGAAAAGCCATCTGACGGTCATATTACAGTGAATGGCCAGGAAATTACATCTATTAATGAGGACAAGCTTCGAAGCTTTCGTCAAAAAGTAAGCATGATCTTCCAGCATTTCAATTTACTATGGTCGCGAACAGTCGCTGAAAATATAGCATTCCCATTAGAAATTGCAGGAGTTCCAAAGGAAAAAAGAAAAGCTAGAGTAGAGGAGCTTTTAAGCCTTGTTGGATTGGAAGGAAGAGGAGACTCTTACCCATCTCAATTATCTGGAGGACAAAAGCAACGCGTAGGAATTGCAAGAGCGTTGGCTAATGGTCCAGAGGTATTGCTTTGTGATGAGGCAACATCAGCTCTTGACCCTGAAACAACCGACTCCATTTTAGACTTGCTCGTAAGCATTAATGAAAAACTAGGATTAACCATTGTGTTAATCACCCATGAGATGCAAGTTATTCAAAAGATCTGTAACCGAGTAGCGGTTATGGAAAATGGGCAAGTTGTAGAAGAGGGAGATGTGCTTGAGGTATTCCAAAAGCCACAACAGCCTATTACAAAGCGTTTCGTTTCTCAAATTTCAGATTCTAAAGAGCCAATTCAAACCATTCAAAACCTAGTTAAGCTTTATCCAAACGGCAAGCTAGTTAAGCTCGTTTTCGTTGGAGATACTACAGAGCAACCAATTCTTTCGAGATTAATCAAACAGTTCGATTTAGAGGTAAACATTGTCCAAGGGAATATCTCTCACACGAAAAGTGGAGCGTTCGGGACACTAATCCTGCAAATCGATGGAAATGAACAAGCGGTGGAAGATGCCATTCAATTTATCCACTCGCAAAAAGTTAAAACTGAGGTGATCAACAATGATTGA
- a CDS encoding methionine ABC transporter permease yields the protein MIESLFPNVDWPKMWEATIETLYMTAISTVLTAIFGLILGLLLFLTSPHQAWANKIANWLTSGVVNIFRSIPFIILIILLIPFTTLLTGSMRGPNAAIPALVIGAAPFYARMVLIALREIDKGVLEAAKSMGAKTSTIIWKVLLPESMPALVSGITVTCISLVGYTAMAGIIGAGGLGNLAFLDGFQRGRGDVTLIATILILIIVFILQWIGDIITTKIDKR from the coding sequence ATGATTGAATCGTTATTTCCAAATGTTGATTGGCCTAAAATGTGGGAAGCCACTATAGAAACCCTTTATATGACTGCAATTTCTACAGTCCTAACAGCAATCTTTGGACTAATTTTAGGACTATTATTATTTTTGACAAGCCCACACCAAGCATGGGCAAATAAAATAGCAAACTGGTTGACCAGTGGAGTAGTCAATATTTTCCGTTCTATTCCGTTTATTATTTTAATCATTTTGTTGATACCATTTACAACGTTGTTGACGGGATCGATGCGTGGTCCGAATGCGGCCATCCCTGCATTAGTAATTGGAGCGGCTCCATTTTATGCCCGTATGGTTTTAATCGCACTACGAGAAATCGACAAGGGTGTTTTAGAGGCAGCTAAATCGATGGGTGCTAAAACCTCTACAATCATTTGGAAGGTTTTATTGCCAGAATCGATGCCAGCCTTAGTATCTGGTATTACCGTAACTTGTATATCACTAGTTGGTTATACAGCAATGGCGGGAATTATTGGAGCTGGAGGACTTGGGAATCTAGCATTTTTAGATGGATTCCAACGTGGACGCGGAGATGTAACGCTTATTGCTACTATTTTAATATTAATCATCGTCTTTATTCTACAATGGATTGGCGATATTATTACTACAAAAATTGATAAAAGATAG
- a CDS encoding MetQ/NlpA family ABC transporter substrate-binding protein, whose translation MKKLLAGVLLSVSALTLAACGDEDSDKLVVGASNVPHAEILEQVVPILEEQGIELQIETYQDYVLPNKDLNNGDLDANYFQHAPYLESQMNDFDYDFVNAGGIHIEPIGLYSQKYDSIEELPEGATILMSNSVADHGRVLAMLEAEGLITLAEGIDKTKAEIDDIIDNPKNLEFDPNYEAALMVQLYENNEGDALLINSNYAIDAGLNPLEDAIAIEDSESPYVNLVAVNAGDEKDERIKALVEALQSKEIQDFILEEWGGAVVPVK comes from the coding sequence ATGAAAAAATTATTGGCTGGGGTTTTATTATCTGTTAGTGCATTAACGCTTGCTGCTTGTGGTGATGAGGATAGCGACAAATTAGTTGTTGGTGCCTCTAACGTACCGCACGCAGAAATTTTAGAGCAGGTAGTACCTATTTTAGAAGAACAAGGCATTGAGCTTCAAATTGAAACGTACCAAGATTACGTACTACCAAATAAAGACTTAAATAATGGCGACCTAGATGCCAATTATTTTCAACATGCTCCTTATCTAGAATCACAAATGAATGATTTCGACTATGACTTCGTAAATGCTGGTGGCATCCATATCGAGCCGATTGGTCTTTACTCTCAAAAGTATGATTCGATTGAAGAGCTTCCTGAAGGAGCAACGATCCTAATGAGTAATTCGGTTGCTGACCATGGCCGTGTGCTAGCAATGCTAGAAGCAGAAGGGCTAATTACACTTGCTGAGGGAATAGATAAAACAAAAGCAGAAATTGATGACATTATAGACAACCCGAAAAACCTAGAATTCGATCCAAACTACGAAGCTGCTTTAATGGTTCAGCTATATGAAAACAATGAAGGCGACGCATTGCTAATCAACTCCAACTACGCAATCGATGCTGGCTTAAATCCACTAGAGGATGCAATCGCAATTGAAGACTCAGAATCTCCATACGTAAACCTAGTAGCGGTAAACGCAGGTGACGAAAAAGACGAGCGCATCAAAGCACTAGTAGAAGCACTACAATCCAAAGAAATTCAAGATTTCATCTTAGAAGAATGGGGCGGAGCAGTAGTTCCGGTGAAATAA
- a CDS encoding nuclease-related domain-containing protein yields MIIKKYAESEQLKAMRLLLNRLPLRHPFYPKLATEIQTTMAGDYGEEMVYRELERMRLPYNYFLLHKVMLRTEKLFEIDFLLLTPFGAVILEIKNIIGSLEFKVNPSQLIQTKDNGEIKKYPCPVNQLNEYSYLLSNFFTHHNLTIPVFGAIVFASKNSHVKATNNDTTILYKNEVYSFLRNLQNKSTIVPDSKLNQVKNLILKHNSPFEFFPLTKHYSIEVSDLISGVACEGCGQVGMNKIKNIWYCKSCQYADKYASLKSLQHYFWLYDDLLTNKACRKFLLLDSRYEVKRLLRKANLLKLGKYKTTQYKRKN; encoded by the coding sequence TTGATTATCAAAAAATATGCGGAATCGGAACAACTGAAAGCAATGAGATTATTATTGAATCGACTACCTTTGAGGCACCCGTTTTATCCCAAGCTAGCCACAGAAATACAGACAACGATGGCAGGTGATTATGGCGAGGAAATGGTTTATAGAGAATTGGAGAGGATGCGTTTACCTTATAATTATTTCTTATTACATAAGGTAATGCTGCGTACGGAAAAGTTATTTGAAATTGATTTTCTATTACTAACCCCTTTTGGTGCAGTTATTCTTGAAATAAAAAACATTATTGGATCGCTCGAATTTAAAGTGAATCCTTCTCAATTAATACAAACCAAAGATAATGGCGAGATTAAAAAGTACCCTTGCCCCGTTAATCAGTTAAATGAGTATTCCTATTTATTGTCTAATTTCTTTACACATCATAATCTTACGATACCAGTCTTTGGCGCTATTGTTTTTGCCTCTAAAAATAGCCATGTTAAAGCTACAAACAATGATACGACCATTCTTTATAAGAATGAGGTCTATTCATTCCTTCGAAATCTCCAAAATAAATCTACTATAGTACCCGATTCTAAACTTAATCAGGTAAAAAATCTGATTTTAAAACATAATTCCCCATTTGAATTCTTTCCCTTAACGAAACATTATTCAATAGAAGTAAGTGATTTAATCTCAGGCGTAGCTTGTGAAGGCTGTGGACAGGTAGGTATGAATAAAATTAAAAATATTTGGTATTGTAAAAGCTGTCAGTATGCTGACAAATATGCTTCGCTAAAATCACTTCAGCATTATTTTTGGCTATATGATGACCTTCTGACCAATAAAGCTTGTAGAAAATTTTTACTCTTAGACAGTCGCTATGAGGTGAAGAGGCTATTAAGGAAAGCAAACCTCTTAAAATTAGGAAAATATAAAACTACACAGTATAAAAGAAAGAATTAA